In one Mus pahari chromosome 21, PAHARI_EIJ_v1.1, whole genome shotgun sequence genomic region, the following are encoded:
- the Cited2 gene encoding cbp/p300-interacting transactivator 2, whose product MADHMMAMNHGRFPDGTNGLHHHPAHRMGMGQFPSPHHHQQQQPQHAFNALMGEHIHYGAGNMNATSGIRHAMGPGTVNGGHPPSALAPAARFNNSQFMGPPVASQGGSLPASMQLQKLNNQYFNHHPYPHNHYMPDLHPTAGHQMNGTNQHFRDCNPKHSGGSSTPGGAGGSGTPGGSGGTSGGAGGSSAGGSGGGSTMPASVAHVPAAMLPPNVIDTDFIDEEVLMSLVIEMGLDRIKELPELWLGQNEFDFMTDFVCKQQPSRVSC is encoded by the coding sequence ATGGCAGACCATATGATGGCCATGAACCACGGGCGCTTCCCCGACGGCACCAACGGGCTGCACCACCACCCTGCCCACCGCATGGGCATGGGGCAGTTCCCGAGCCCGcatcatcaccagcagcagcagccccagcaCGCCTTCAACGCCCTCATGGGCGAGCACATACACTACGGCGCGGGCAACATGAATGCCACGAGCGGCATCAGGCACGCCATGGGGCCGGGGACTGTGAACGGGGGGCACCCCCCGAGTGCTCTGGCCCCGGCCGCCAGGTTTAACAACTCCCAGTTCATGGGTCCCCCGGTGGCCAGCCAGGGAGGCTCCCTGCCGGCCAGCATGCAGCTGCAGAAGCTCAACAACCAGTATTTCAACCATCACCCCTACCCCCACAACCACTACATGCCGGATTTGCACCCCACTGCAGGCCACCAGATGAACGGGACAAACCAGCACTTCCGAGATTGCAACCCCAAGCACAGCGGAGGCAGCAGCACCCCTGGCGGTGCGGGTGGCAGCGGCACCCCAGGCGGCTCCGGCGGCACCTCGGGTGGCGCGGGTGGCAGCAGCGCGGGCGGCAGCGGCGGTGGCAGCACCATGCCCGCCTCGGTGGCTCACGTCCCCGCAGCAATGCTGCCGCCCAATGTCATAGACACTGATTTCATCGACGAGGAAGTGCTTATGTCCTTAGTGATAGAAATGGGTTTGGACCGCATCAAGGAGCTGCCCGAACTCTGGCTGGGCCAAAATGAGTTTGATTTTATGACGGACTTCGTGTGCAAGCAGCAGCCCAGCAGAGTCAGCTGTTGA